Proteins from one Arthrobacter sp. Soc17.1.1.1 genomic window:
- a CDS encoding haloacid dehalogenase type II codes for MVLPVVLFDVNGTLSDMEPLSRQFEEIGAPPQLAALWFTSVLRDGFALTATGQNPAFKEVAEGSLRAVLADGILDRDLDDAVAHIMSALQGLAVHQDVVEGIRALASDGFGVAVLTNGAMATAEALLDRAGVRDQVSAVLSVEDAPRWKPAPESYAYALGALQREAGDVVLVAVHPWDIEGAARAGLRTAWLNRDGSPYPSAMSAPDHEVSAITDLPGVLQV; via the coding sequence GTGGTGCTGTTCGACGTCAACGGCACCCTGTCGGACATGGAACCCCTGTCCCGGCAGTTCGAGGAGATCGGTGCGCCTCCGCAGCTGGCCGCGCTCTGGTTCACCTCGGTGCTCCGGGATGGTTTCGCGCTCACCGCAACCGGGCAGAATCCTGCCTTCAAAGAGGTCGCCGAGGGGTCGTTGCGAGCGGTCCTCGCGGACGGGATCCTCGACCGGGACCTCGACGACGCCGTCGCCCACATCATGTCGGCGCTTCAGGGGCTCGCGGTGCACCAGGACGTGGTGGAGGGTATTCGTGCCCTGGCGTCCGACGGCTTCGGTGTCGCAGTGCTGACGAACGGCGCGATGGCGACGGCCGAGGCACTCCTGGACCGGGCAGGTGTCCGGGACCAGGTCTCCGCCGTCCTGTCGGTCGAGGACGCGCCGCGCTGGAAGCCTGCGCCCGAGTCCTACGCCTATGCCCTCGGTGCCCTGCAGCGGGAGGCGGGCGACGTCGTGCTCGTCGCCGTCCACCCCTGGGACATCGAGGGTGCCGCGCGTGCCGGGCTCCGGACCGCCTGGCTCAACCGCGACGGCTCGCCCTATCCTTCCGCGATGTCGGCACCCGATCATGAGGTGTCCGCGATCACCGACCTGCCGGGAGTCCTGCAGGTGTGA
- a CDS encoding ABC transporter ATP-binding protein produces MQHALELRDLTKHYGTRTALDAVSLTVQPGSVVGVIGPNGAGKTTTMRLILGLIRPGGGSATVLGEDPRRAGPGLRRRIGYLPGELRLDSRITGTDLLEHFGRISGPVDGRFRSELVERLGLDPSRRVGTLSRGNKQKLGLVQALMHRPELLVLDEPTSGLDPLVQREFLALVREAKGLGQAVFLSSHVISEIQHGADHVAVLREGRLVRSARVADLRDEAPRSVRIELDHTLTEAQTRALDLAGLEILSMGAPAAPGGRVVVEGRLSGSPAALIPLVAGLALQDIVIEEPDLEQAVLGLYGRPGPVPAGAHHGH; encoded by the coding sequence TCGCTCACCGTGCAGCCCGGCAGCGTGGTGGGGGTGATCGGGCCCAACGGTGCCGGCAAGACCACCACCATGCGCCTCATCCTCGGGCTCATCCGGCCGGGCGGAGGCTCGGCGACGGTCCTCGGCGAGGATCCCCGGCGCGCCGGGCCGGGCCTCCGCCGCCGCATCGGGTACCTCCCGGGGGAGCTGCGACTGGACAGCCGCATCACGGGGACCGACCTGCTCGAGCACTTCGGGCGCATCTCCGGACCCGTCGACGGGCGCTTCCGGAGCGAACTGGTCGAACGCCTCGGACTCGACCCGTCACGGCGTGTGGGCACCCTGTCCAGGGGCAACAAGCAGAAGCTGGGCCTGGTCCAGGCGCTCATGCACCGGCCCGAGCTGCTGGTCCTCGACGAGCCGACCTCGGGCCTCGATCCCCTCGTGCAGCGCGAGTTCCTCGCCCTCGTCCGCGAGGCGAAGGGCCTCGGCCAGGCCGTCTTCCTGTCCTCCCACGTGATCTCCGAGATACAGCACGGCGCCGACCACGTGGCCGTCCTCCGCGAGGGACGCCTCGTCCGCTCCGCCCGGGTCGCGGACCTGCGGGACGAGGCCCCCCGCTCGGTGCGGATCGAGCTGGACCACACCCTGACCGAGGCGCAGACCCGGGCGCTGGACCTCGCCGGTCTCGAGATCCTCTCGATGGGCGCACCCGCTGCTCCCGGCGGACGCGTGGTCGTGGAGGGCCGCCTGTCGGGATCGCCGGCCGCCCTCATCCCGCTCGTGGCCGGACTCGCGCTGCAGGATATCGTGATCGAGGAACCGGACCTCGAACAGGCCGTGCTCGGCCTGTACGGGCGGCCCGGCCCGGTGCCGGCCGGAGCGCACCATGGCCACTGA
- a CDS encoding flavodoxin family protein: MQDLTAFALICSLTPSPAPSSSDLMARHILDGFAERGIATSSARVVDHDVAPGVQKDMGNGDEWPVLREKILAADILVLSTPIWVGHPSSLAQRVMERLDADIAETDEEGRPVMAGKVAVVAVVGNEDGAHKTVADMMQGLNDIGFSLPSQGSTYWVGEAMQAVDFKDLAEVPEVVATTTAGVVRNAEHLAKLLRRENFPLE; the protein is encoded by the coding sequence ATGCAGGACCTGACCGCGTTCGCTCTCATCTGCAGCCTCACGCCGTCCCCAGCACCGTCCAGTTCCGACCTGATGGCCCGGCACATCCTCGACGGGTTCGCCGAACGGGGCATCGCCACCTCCAGCGCACGCGTGGTGGACCACGATGTGGCGCCCGGGGTGCAGAAGGACATGGGCAACGGGGACGAGTGGCCGGTCCTCCGCGAGAAGATCCTTGCCGCCGACATCCTCGTCCTGTCCACCCCGATCTGGGTGGGCCACCCCTCCAGCCTCGCGCAGCGGGTGATGGAACGGCTCGACGCCGATATCGCCGAGACGGACGAGGAGGGGCGCCCCGTCATGGCCGGCAAGGTCGCCGTCGTGGCCGTGGTGGGTAACGAGGACGGTGCCCACAAGACGGTCGCCGACATGATGCAGGGACTGAACGACATCGGCTTCTCCCTGCCGTCGCAGGGCTCCACCTACTGGGTGGGCGAGGCCATGCAGGCGGTCGACTTCAAGGACCTCGCCGAAGTGCCTGAGGTGGTGGCCACGACGACGGCGGGCGTCGTCCGGAACGCCGAGCACCTGGCGAAGTTGCTGCGTCGGGAGAACTTCCCGCTGGAGTGA
- a CDS encoding ABC transporter permease subunit, translating to MATDTLPLVRHTLQRSRVGLAGWSAGVVAASLLYLPIYPSMGASGQLESMISSLPPELVSTLGFDLITTGAGYAQATLLGLIGFVLLTIAAVGWGAAAIGGEEESGALELTLAHGVTRAQVALEAALALGLRLAVVCAVLLVAILALDDPAELGIPAGHAVAGTLALYLLTLLSGLAAVTAGALTGSRTASVAAGAAVAVLGYAFNALGNQAEAARWMKNLSPYDWAFSPAPLTNGLGNGAGGGMALLLGLCGVLVLAGVVGLSRRDIGR from the coding sequence ATGGCCACTGACACCCTCCCCCTCGTGCGCCACACCCTCCAGCGCTCCCGCGTCGGGCTGGCCGGCTGGTCCGCGGGGGTGGTGGCGGCGAGCCTGCTCTACCTGCCGATCTATCCGTCCATGGGCGCCTCGGGGCAGCTCGAGTCCATGATCTCGTCCCTGCCGCCGGAACTCGTCTCCACCCTCGGCTTCGACCTGATCACCACCGGCGCGGGCTACGCGCAGGCCACCCTCCTGGGGCTGATCGGCTTCGTCCTGCTGACCATCGCCGCGGTGGGCTGGGGGGCGGCGGCGATCGGCGGCGAGGAGGAGAGCGGCGCCCTCGAACTCACCCTCGCCCACGGTGTCACCCGTGCGCAGGTCGCACTCGAGGCGGCCCTCGCACTGGGCCTGCGGCTCGCCGTCGTGTGCGCGGTGCTGCTCGTGGCCATCCTCGCGCTCGATGACCCCGCGGAGCTCGGGATCCCGGCCGGCCATGCCGTCGCCGGGACGCTCGCCCTGTACCTGCTGACCCTGCTGAGCGGGCTGGCGGCGGTCACCGCCGGAGCGCTGACCGGCTCCCGCACGGCGTCGGTCGCGGCGGGCGCCGCCGTGGCCGTCCTCGGCTACGCCTTCAACGCGCTCGGCAACCAGGCGGAGGCCGCGCGATGGATGAAGAACCTCTCACCCTATGACTGGGCCTTCTCCCCGGCGCCGCTCACCAACGGCCTCGGGAACGGCGCAGGCGGCGGGATGGCCCTCCTCCTCGGCCTGTGCGGGGTCCTGGTGCTGGCCGGCGTCGTCGGGCTGTCACGTCGCGACATCGGCCGCTAG